A stretch of Suncus etruscus isolate mSunEtr1 chromosome 9, mSunEtr1.pri.cur, whole genome shotgun sequence DNA encodes these proteins:
- the LOC126018491 gene encoding olfactory receptor 52P1-like: protein MRIFNHSNFMTFTLLGIPGLESQHMWLSIPFSSMFLTILIGNGAILFLVATEPTLHTPMYLLLALLMVVDLISALALLPKILCLFWFNDRDIAPNACFTQMFFIHGASVVRSALLVAMAFDRFVAVCEPLRYNTILSHSLVGRLGLLALMKGVILILPMPLLLQKLTFCHMVIPHTYCDHMAVVKMACGHTKPNRIYGLFVILLVVGLDLLLIGFSYGLILQAVVRLNSRDATFKALNTCSAHIFVILVTYIPALFSSLTHRIGHNIPPHAHILLANLYLILPSMLNPIIYGIKMKEIRDKVFKCLFRGAT from the coding sequence ATGCGAATCTTCAACCATTCCAACTTCATGACCTTCACTTTGTTGGGCATACCTGGCTTAGAATCACAACATATGTGGCTATCTATTCCCTTTTCCTCCATGTTTTTGACTATACTCATTGGCAATGGCGCTATACTCTTCCTGGTGGCTACAGAACCCACACTTCACACACCAATGTACCTGCTTCTAGCCTTACTGATGGTTGTTGACCTTATATCTGCTCTGGCTCTACTGCCCAAGATCCTCTGCCTCTTTTGGTTCAATGATCGGGACATAGCTCCTAATGCCTGTTTCACTCAGATGTTTTTCATTCATGGAGCTTCTGTGGTAAGGTCAGCCTTACTTGTTGCAATGGCCTTTGACCGCTTCGTGGCTGTGTGTGAGCCATTACGCTACAATACAATTCTGAGCCATTCCTTAGTTGGACGCTTGGGACTGTTGGCTCTAATGAAGGGTGTGATTCTTATTCTTCCTATGCCTCTACTACTTCAGAAGTTGACTTTCTGTCATATGGTCATACCACATACCTATTGTGACCACATGGCTGTGGTAAAAATGGCCTGTGGCCACACCAAACCCAATCGTATCTATGGGCTTTTTGTGATACTACTTGTGGTGGGACTTGATTTGCTGCTAATTGGTTTTTCTTATGGTCTCATATTGCAGGCTGTGGTACGACTCAACTCTCGAGATGCCACCTTCAAAGCCCTCAATACCTGCTCAGCCCACATCTTTGTCATCCTTGTCACCTATATACCTGCACTCTTTTCCTCACTCACCCACCGTATTGGTCATAATATCCCTCCACATGCCCATATTCTCCTTGCCAATCTCTATCTTATTTTGCCTTCAATGCTCAATCCCATAATCTATGGCATAAAGATGAAAGAAATACGAGACAAGGTGTTCAAATGTCTCTTCAGAGGAGCTACATAG